The Peribacillus simplex genome contains a region encoding:
- a CDS encoding WXG100 family type VII secretion target has product MAGNVVNSPEAVRQYAKQITNGSQALEEVIRQLQAAHRSVGSEWKDGQYNKFGDELENLIKQIKKTIPSFQQYTQHLRAKANILDDYNK; this is encoded by the coding sequence ATGGCAGGAAACGTTGTCAACTCACCAGAAGCAGTAAGGCAGTATGCTAAACAAATTACAAATGGAAGCCAGGCCCTCGAAGAGGTAATTCGTCAGTTACAGGCAGCTCACAGAAGTGTAGGATCAGAATGGAAAGATGGTCAATATAACAAATTTGGGGATGAGTTAGAAAATTTAATCAAACAAATTAAAAAAACCATTCCGTCTTTTCAACAATATACCCAACACCTTCGTGCAAAAGCAAATATACTTGACGACTACAATAAGTAA
- a CDS encoding JAB domain-containing protein: protein MELTPIFEVVKIKLEIKEMVEPFAAFQIRNPEDARELAAAQIANEDREVFLVMMLNTKNHVVGLHRAHVGSLNASVVHPRDVLKCAILNNAASLIVSHQHPSGDPTPSMEDIEVTKRLAEAGKIIGIEVLDHLIVSHTGKYVSLKEKGYL from the coding sequence ATGGAATTAACCCCAATTTTTGAAGTGGTCAAAATCAAGCTGGAAATCAAGGAAATGGTCGAACCGTTTGCGGCCTTTCAAATTCGCAATCCAGAAGATGCTCGAGAATTAGCCGCAGCGCAAATCGCAAACGAGGACAGGGAAGTGTTTCTTGTCATGATGCTCAACACGAAAAATCATGTTGTAGGTCTTCATCGGGCGCATGTGGGAAGCCTAAATGCGAGTGTCGTCCATCCTAGAGATGTGCTGAAATGCGCCATTTTAAACAATGCGGCTTCCCTTATTGTCAGCCATCAGCACCCATCGGGTGACCCAACCCCGAGTATGGAAGACATTGAAGTTACAAAGAGATTGGCGGAAGCAGGGAAAATTATTGGGATTGAAGTTTTAGACCATTTGATTGTTTCCCATACGGGTAAGTATGTTAGCTTAAAAGAAAAGGGATATTTATAA